A stretch of Henckelia pumila isolate YLH828 chromosome 4, ASM3356847v2, whole genome shotgun sequence DNA encodes these proteins:
- the LOC140864969 gene encoding uncharacterized protein translates to MSTFGIQGQPLEITVVGCNKLKNTEWISRQDPYVCIEYGGSKFRTRTCTDGGKNPTFQEKFVLSLIEGLREFSVNVWNSNTLTYDDFIGSGKIQLQKVLSSGYDDSAWALQDKRGRHAGEVRLILHYANAYKPVTSHLPSVSPYSVMPGPQVPLYSAPSVSSYPPTSIPALAPSLAYPPNAAVYPPPSAPQSYPPNPAIYPPFPAPSPSYPPSPAVYPPPSYHQPPTYPPTYPPGPSPSVYPPQSIYPPPSNDPHYYPPGLYPPTPYHPPQY, encoded by the exons ATGTCGACTTTCGGCATCCAAGGTCAACCGTTGGAGATTACAG TTGTCGGTTGTAACAAATTGAAAAATACCGAATGGATCTCCAGGCAAGATCCCTACGTTTGTATTGAATATGGTGGCTCCAAGTTTCGTACGCGTACTTGTACAG ATGGAGGGAAGAATCCTACTTTTCAAGAGAAATTCGTGCTTTCTTTAATAGAAGGGTTGAGGGAGTTCAGTGTTAATGTGTGGAACAGCAATACTCTGACTTACGACGATTTCATAGGCAGCggaaa AATTCAATTACAGAAAGTTCTATCCAGTGGTTACGACGATAGCGCGTGGGCTCTTCAGGACAAAAGGGGAAG GCATGCTGGAGAAGTTCGATTAATACTCCACTATGCTAATGCCTAT AAGCCAGTTACAAGTCACCTTCCATCAGTTTCGCCATATTCGGTAATGCCAGGTCCTCAAGTCCCTCTCTATTCAGCACCTTCAGTCTCTTCGTATCCTCCAACAAGTATCCCAGCTCTGGCTCCTTCTCTGGCATACCCTCCTAATGCAGCAGTATATCCCCCACCTTCGGCTCCTCAATCATACCCTCCTAATCCAGCAATATATCCCCCATTTCCTGCTCCTTCTCCGTCGTACCCTCCTAGTCCAGCAGTATATCCTCCACCCTCATATCATCAACCGCCAACATATCCTCCAACTTATCCACCGGGACCATCTCCTTCGGTGTATCCTCCGCAGTCAATTTATCCTCCACCATCCAATGACCCACACTACTATCCTCCAG GTTTATATCCGCCGACTCCTTATCATCCTCCGCAATACTAA